In one Pseudomonas sp. MM211 genomic region, the following are encoded:
- a CDS encoding acyl-CoA thioesterase: MNFSALLEHVQRTPESLSIPADWGQGRASFGGVVAALVYAVMRSKVPADRPPRSLAISFVAPVAPDTEIRFEAEVLREGKAVSQVLGRALQNGEVVALVQGSFGAPRSSSVMVEAQPAPVLKSVESSQELPYIPKVTPEFTRHLGMRWGLGGLPFSGSQSREMGGWVRFRDQERVETLDEAHLLGLVDAWPPAVLSLLKGPAPGSSLTWTIEFIQPLVSVTSDQWCLYRAEIEHARDGYGHVAAALWTSNGELLAISRQTVTVFA, from the coding sequence ATGAATTTCTCTGCATTGCTGGAGCATGTACAGCGCACGCCCGAGTCGCTGTCGATCCCGGCTGACTGGGGCCAGGGGCGCGCCAGCTTTGGTGGCGTGGTAGCGGCATTGGTGTACGCCGTGATGCGCAGCAAGGTACCCGCCGATCGTCCCCCACGCTCGCTGGCAATCTCTTTCGTGGCGCCGGTCGCGCCTGACACCGAAATCCGTTTCGAGGCCGAGGTGCTGCGCGAGGGCAAGGCGGTCAGCCAGGTGCTGGGGCGTGCGCTACAGAACGGCGAAGTGGTGGCTCTGGTGCAGGGCAGCTTTGGCGCGCCGCGCTCTTCTTCGGTCATGGTCGAAGCGCAGCCGGCACCAGTGCTCAAGTCTGTGGAGAGCAGCCAGGAGCTGCCTTACATCCCCAAGGTCACTCCGGAATTCACCCGCCATCTGGGCATGCGCTGGGGGCTGGGTGGCTTGCCATTCAGTGGCAGCCAGTCGCGGGAGATGGGAGGTTGGGTACGTTTCCGCGATCAGGAACGTGTCGAAACCCTCGATGAAGCACACCTGCTGGGGCTGGTCGATGCCTGGCCACCGGCTGTGCTGTCGCTGCTCAAGGGGCCTGCCCCAGGCAGTTCGCTGACCTGGACCATTGAATTCATCCAGCCGCTGGTTTCGGTGACCTCTGATCAATGGTGCCTGTACCGCGCCGAAATCGAGCACGCACGCGATGGCTACGGGCACGTCGCGGCAGCACTCTGGACCTCAAACGGTGAATTGCTGGCGATCAGCCGTCAGACGGTAACGGTGTTCGCCTGA
- a CDS encoding CHAD domain-containing protein, translated as MSGFVSNLRSEVLRLQVALYACRERLQAQTDGEALHDLRVCLRRLRSLLKPLKGAAGSDPLQQRAAEIGRLSGPLRDLEVLIDTLRQHGEHAAADRRVAERARGDAMLLASRSLPALFRALDEWPQELAVQQANGELDDLHKKVRRYLRKQRALLVEALRDAEHDRHRVRLLIKRVRYTAEAYPQLSPLSAAQVRLLKKGQALLGDWHDHLQWLARAETEKDLQVFVQAWRRSMEEAEQSSEVIQARLLAALE; from the coding sequence ATGAGTGGTTTCGTCAGCAATTTGCGCAGTGAGGTGCTGCGTTTGCAGGTAGCGCTGTATGCCTGCCGCGAGCGCCTTCAGGCCCAGACCGATGGTGAGGCGCTGCATGATCTGCGGGTGTGCCTGCGCAGGCTGCGCAGCTTGTTGAAGCCCCTCAAGGGTGCTGCTGGCAGTGACCCGTTGCAGCAGCGTGCGGCAGAGATCGGACGTCTGAGTGGCCCGCTGCGGGATCTTGAAGTGTTGATCGATACCCTGAGGCAGCATGGCGAGCATGCCGCCGCCGACCGACGTGTGGCCGAGCGGGCCAGAGGCGATGCGATGTTGCTCGCCAGCCGCTCGCTGCCAGCACTGTTTCGGGCACTGGATGAATGGCCCCAGGAGCTGGCTGTGCAGCAGGCCAATGGTGAACTCGATGACCTGCACAAAAAGGTTCGCCGCTACCTGCGCAAGCAGCGAGCTCTTCTGGTCGAGGCGTTGCGTGATGCCGAGCATGACCGCCACCGCGTCCGTCTGCTGATCAAGCGCGTGCGCTATACGGCGGAAGCGTACCCGCAACTGTCGCCGCTATCCGCCGCTCAGGTTCGCCTGCTCAAGAAGGGGCAGGCGCTGCTCGGCGACTGGCACGATCACCTGCAGTGGCTGGCAAGGGCTGAAACGGAGAAGGATTTGCAGGTATTCGTACAGGCCTGGCGCCGTTCGATGGAGGAGGCCGAACAGTCGTCGGAAGTAATTCAGGCGCGTCTGCTGGCCGCGCTGGAGTGA
- a CDS encoding transglutaminase TgpA family protein, with amino-acid sequence MSAIQGIPRISLTWLLVAQALVIVPHLGHLPLWVIGLWLGCAFWRVQIFRMRAGYPTRLLRIGLIVLAGLGVFLSRGTLVGLDGGVVLLIAAFILKLLEMRTRRDALVLIFLGFFVVVTAYLFDDSILIALFSLLPICALLAAMIGLQQSGTATRPWRTLRLSASLLLQALPLMLLLFLFFPRLGPLWSLPVPNERGAVTGLADSMAPGDIAELTRSGELAFRASFEGEVPPRSELYWRALTLDQFDGRRWSQSPAAQFSPPPQWQQRGEELRYSIVMQPTTRPWLFALDVAQTDLQGTRQMGDFRLQRNRPVERALLYNVSSWPEAVREPQERQNGMRTWLRLPEGGDARSRAWAQELRQQYLQDEQLVAALLAHFNRQPYVYTLKPTPLGANSIDEFLFDTRSGFCAHYAGAMTFVLRAAGIPSRVVAGYQGGELSGNGNYVQVRQFDAHAWVEYWQPEKGWTSVDPTFQVAPERIEQGLEQALAGEQSFLADSPFSPLRYRNLTWLNELRLAWDDLNYGWQRWVLGYQGAQQFELLQRWFGQVDASRLILALVGGGGLLLGLLSLWLFKPWRAERDPLQRVFLRFERLLAQHGVRRDTGEGPRAFAARAAQALPGQAEAINGFVQAYEAQRYAGQNISTRVLLQQLTALRRQLPWRWSRSH; translated from the coding sequence ATGAGCGCCATTCAGGGTATTCCGCGCATCAGCCTGACCTGGCTGCTGGTGGCGCAGGCGCTGGTGATCGTCCCGCACCTGGGGCATCTGCCGTTATGGGTGATCGGCCTGTGGCTGGGCTGCGCCTTCTGGCGGGTGCAGATTTTTCGCATGCGTGCCGGTTATCCCACACGGCTGCTGCGCATCGGTCTGATCGTACTGGCGGGGCTCGGGGTGTTCCTTTCGCGCGGAACGCTGGTTGGGCTCGATGGCGGCGTGGTGCTGCTGATTGCCGCCTTTATCCTCAAATTGCTGGAGATGCGCACCCGCCGCGACGCGCTGGTGCTGATCTTCCTCGGCTTCTTCGTGGTGGTGACCGCGTATCTGTTCGACGACAGTATCCTCATCGCGCTATTCAGCCTGCTGCCGATCTGCGCCCTGCTGGCGGCAATGATTGGCCTGCAGCAGAGCGGTACGGCGACCCGCCCATGGCGCACGCTTCGCTTGTCGGCCAGCCTGCTGCTGCAAGCGCTGCCGCTGATGCTGCTGCTGTTTCTGTTCTTTCCGCGCCTGGGACCGCTTTGGTCGCTGCCGGTGCCCAATGAGCGTGGCGCCGTCACGGGGCTGGCCGACAGCATGGCCCCCGGAGATATCGCCGAGTTGACCCGCTCTGGTGAACTAGCCTTTCGCGCCAGTTTCGAGGGCGAGGTGCCGCCGCGCAGCGAGCTCTATTGGCGAGCGCTGACCCTCGATCAGTTCGATGGACGACGCTGGTCGCAATCACCAGCCGCGCAGTTCTCGCCACCGCCGCAATGGCAGCAGCGTGGTGAGGAACTGCGCTACAGCATCGTCATGCAGCCCACCACCCGGCCCTGGCTGTTCGCCCTCGATGTCGCGCAGACCGATTTGCAGGGTACGCGACAGATGGGCGACTTCCGCCTGCAGCGCAACCGGCCAGTGGAGCGTGCGCTGCTTTACAACGTCAGTTCCTGGCCCGAGGCTGTACGCGAGCCGCAAGAGCGTCAGAACGGTATGCGAACGTGGTTGCGCCTGCCCGAGGGGGGCGATGCACGCAGCCGCGCGTGGGCCCAGGAGCTGCGCCAACAGTATCTGCAGGACGAGCAACTGGTCGCTGCGCTGCTCGCCCACTTCAATCGTCAACCGTACGTGTACACCCTTAAGCCGACGCCCCTGGGTGCCAACTCCATCGATGAGTTCCTGTTCGACACGCGCAGTGGCTTCTGCGCTCATTATGCGGGCGCCATGACGTTCGTGCTGCGTGCGGCAGGCATTCCCAGTCGGGTGGTCGCCGGTTATCAGGGCGGAGAGTTAAGCGGTAACGGCAACTATGTTCAGGTGCGTCAGTTTGATGCCCACGCCTGGGTCGAGTACTGGCAGCCGGAGAAGGGTTGGACGAGCGTAGATCCGACGTTCCAGGTCGCCCCGGAACGTATCGAACAAGGCCTGGAGCAGGCACTGGCGGGCGAGCAGAGTTTCCTTGCCGATTCACCATTTTCGCCATTGCGTTACCGCAACCTGACCTGGCTGAACGAGCTGCGACTGGCTTGGGATGACCTCAACTATGGCTGGCAGCGTTGGGTTCTGGGCTATCAGGGGGCTCAGCAGTTCGAATTGCTGCAGCGCTGGTTCGGTCAGGTGGATGCCAGCCGGCTGATACTGGCGCTGGTCGGCGGCGGTGGGTTGCTTCTGGGTTTGCTGTCACTGTGGTTGTTCAAGCCGTGGCGTGCTGAGCGTGATCCGCTGCAGCGTGTGTTCCTGCGCTTCGAACGTCTGCTGGCACAGCATGGTGTACGCCGAGATACCGGCGAGGGCCCGCGAGCTTTCGCTGCCCGTGCGGCTCAAGCGCTACCCGGGCAGGCCGAGGCCATCAATGGGTTCGTGCAGGCCTATGAGGCGCAGCGTTATGCAGGACAGAACATATCCACCCGCGTACTACTCCAACAGCTGACTGCGCTTCGCCGTCAGCTACCGTGGCGTTGGAGTCGATCCCATTGA
- a CDS encoding DUF58 domain-containing protein, with the protein MTSALKQRWGRWLDKRIPAAASIQLSQRRIFILPTRVGVAFLFALLVMLLAAINYQSSLAYGLTFLLGSVFVVAILHTYRNLAGLVLHAGGAGAVFAGEQARLRVRLESRGRGHEAVALGWPPADTLQQDVAAGGVAECELSLPTERRGWLHPGRLRVESRFPLGLLVAWSLLDLDQSVLVYPRPLEGELPLAAGGSEDDQEQGHLSMGQGSDDFQGLRTYQPGDSRKRLHWKAYSRGQGLLVKDFAAHSGRDLVLDFDVLSGDLESRLSLLCHWVLVLSERQQPFALHLPGSLFSADIGERHREQCLRALALHGARA; encoded by the coding sequence TTGACGAGTGCTCTGAAGCAGCGCTGGGGTCGTTGGTTGGACAAGCGCATTCCGGCGGCGGCCAGTATCCAGCTCAGTCAGCGGCGGATCTTTATCCTGCCGACGCGGGTCGGGGTGGCGTTTCTGTTTGCGCTGCTGGTGATGTTGCTGGCGGCAATCAATTACCAGAGCAGCCTGGCCTACGGGCTGACGTTCCTGCTGGGCTCGGTCTTCGTGGTGGCCATCCTGCACACCTATCGCAACCTGGCGGGTCTGGTGCTGCATGCCGGTGGCGCTGGTGCCGTGTTCGCTGGTGAACAGGCGCGTCTGCGAGTGCGTCTGGAAAGCCGCGGGAGGGGGCATGAGGCTGTCGCGCTGGGCTGGCCGCCTGCCGACACGCTGCAACAGGACGTTGCCGCCGGTGGCGTTGCCGAATGCGAACTGAGCCTGCCCACCGAGCGCCGTGGCTGGCTGCACCCCGGCAGGCTGCGGGTGGAAAGCCGTTTTCCTTTGGGCCTGCTGGTGGCCTGGAGCCTGCTCGATCTGGATCAATCGGTGCTGGTGTATCCACGCCCCTTGGAAGGTGAGCTGCCGCTTGCCGCCGGCGGCAGTGAAGACGATCAGGAGCAGGGGCACCTGAGCATGGGGCAGGGCAGCGACGATTTCCAAGGCCTGCGTACCTATCAGCCGGGCGACTCGCGCAAGCGTCTGCACTGGAAGGCTTACTCGCGCGGCCAGGGGCTGCTGGTCAAGGATTTTGCCGCCCACAGCGGTCGTGATCTGGTGCTGGATTTCGACGTACTGAGCGGTGATCTGGAAAGCCGACTCTCGCTGCTCTGCCACTGGGTGCTGGTGCTCTCCGAACGCCAGCAGCCGTTTGCCCTGCATCTGCCTGGCAGTCTGTTCTCCGCGGATATCGGCGAGCGTCACCGTGAGCAGTGCCTGCGCGCGCTGGCACTGCACGGAGCCCGAGCATGA
- a CDS encoding flavin reductase family protein, with product MLLEFANLTPLERYRWLASTVTPRPIAWVSSLSKEGVANLAPFSFFQVISDDPATLMVNVSTRDDGVLKDTLRNAQETGELVIHLVSFAQVEAMNASAAILPRSSSEFEHCGIASIPSSRVAPPRVAGAAVAFECRVAEIIGYPQQQPNQHLIFAEVLLAHVDDGVLNEKGRIDPHRLDLVGRLGGTAYSRTRETFDLQRPG from the coding sequence ATGCTGCTCGAGTTCGCCAATCTGACCCCGCTGGAACGTTATCGCTGGCTTGCCTCTACCGTCACACCCAGGCCCATCGCCTGGGTGTCGAGCCTTTCTAAAGAGGGCGTCGCCAATCTGGCGCCCTTCAGTTTCTTTCAGGTGATCAGCGACGATCCGGCCACGCTGATGGTCAACGTCAGTACCCGTGATGACGGCGTTCTAAAGGACACCCTGCGCAACGCTCAGGAAACCGGCGAGCTGGTCATTCATCTGGTGTCCTTCGCCCAGGTGGAAGCGATGAATGCCAGCGCCGCGATTCTGCCTCGCAGCAGCAGTGAGTTCGAACATTGCGGCATCGCGTCTATTCCCAGCAGTCGTGTAGCACCGCCTCGCGTTGCAGGCGCAGCCGTGGCGTTCGAATGCCGAGTGGCGGAAATCATCGGCTATCCGCAGCAGCAACCCAATCAGCATCTGATCTTCGCCGAGGTGCTGCTCGCACACGTGGACGATGGCGTGCTCAATGAAAAGGGCCGTATCGACCCGCATCGCCTCGATCTGGTTGGGCGCCTGGGTGGTACGGCCTATAGCAGAACTCGTGAGACCTTCGATTTGCAGCGGCCGGGCTGA
- a CDS encoding patatin-like phospholipase family protein, with the protein MSKKVALVLGSGGARGYAHIGVIEELESRGYEIGCIAGCSMGAVVGGIYAAGKLKEYSDWTQSLDYLDVLRLLDVSFRLGAIRGEKVFGRIRDIVGEINIEELNIPFTAVATDLTNQQEIWFQEGCLHQAMRASAAIPSLFTPVIQGKRMLVDDGLLNPLPIVPVVSSHCDLIIAVNLNSAQQQHYQLPIIERTPALKGRFDQLMASLGSRLPSLRRKGGEDDQLLLLGNDAQAAIPQQPDLWLQDPVDPHAQQPAAAPQSGSAPKSASGSRVANMVGPASLLELINQSFEVMQTSLSQYKIAGYPPDILINVPKRVCRFFEFYKAPELIMLGRQIAKDTLDKYERGDH; encoded by the coding sequence ATGAGCAAGAAAGTGGCCCTGGTACTGGGCTCGGGTGGCGCACGCGGTTATGCCCACATTGGCGTCATAGAGGAGTTGGAGTCGCGCGGTTACGAGATCGGCTGCATCGCTGGCTGCTCCATGGGCGCAGTGGTCGGTGGCATCTATGCGGCCGGCAAGCTGAAGGAGTACAGCGACTGGACGCAGAGCCTCGATTACCTGGACGTGCTGCGCCTGCTCGACGTGAGCTTTCGCCTGGGCGCCATACGTGGGGAAAAGGTCTTCGGGCGAATTCGCGATATCGTCGGCGAGATCAATATCGAGGAGCTGAACATCCCGTTCACCGCGGTAGCCACCGACCTCACCAACCAGCAGGAAATCTGGTTCCAGGAAGGTTGTCTGCACCAGGCGATGCGTGCCTCGGCGGCGATTCCCAGCCTGTTCACCCCGGTCATCCAGGGCAAGCGCATGCTGGTCGACGATGGCCTGCTTAATCCCTTGCCGATCGTGCCGGTGGTGTCCAGTCATTGCGACCTGATCATCGCCGTCAACCTCAACTCGGCGCAGCAACAGCACTATCAGCTGCCAATCATCGAGCGTACGCCCGCGTTGAAAGGCCGCTTCGATCAGTTGATGGCTTCATTGGGCTCACGCTTGCCGTCGTTACGCCGCAAGGGTGGTGAGGATGATCAGCTTCTGCTGCTGGGCAACGACGCCCAAGCAGCGATCCCGCAGCAGCCCGACCTGTGGCTGCAGGATCCGGTGGATCCCCATGCCCAACAACCCGCCGCCGCGCCGCAGAGCGGCAGTGCGCCGAAATCAGCGAGTGGTTCGCGGGTCGCCAACATGGTCGGCCCGGCTTCGCTGCTGGAACTGATCAACCAGAGTTTCGAGGTCATGCAGACCTCGCTATCGCAGTACAAGATCGCCGGCTATCCGCCGGACATCCTGATCAACGTGCCCAAGCGGGTGTGTCGTTTCTTCGAGTTCTACAAGGCGCCGGAACTGATCATGCTGGGTCGGCAGATAGCCAAGGATACCCTCGACAAATATGAGCGCGGCGACCACTGA
- a CDS encoding DUF4892 domain-containing protein, with the protein MRLSYLFPLMLVSAAATADVAGSSDLDVLPRFPGSEIVTFKEQADQERLYPQGTIRRISGRLRYEREVLATGQLTAITYELPRTHNANEVFSAARESLQDKDAHILYWCEGRECGSSSLWANAVFGNSTLYGSDDQQAYALLRLAEPNQDSLVALYSITRGNRRAYLHAELLAATEPLAKVLPTPATLSRQLKSTGELRLPGQGEPDQEWTELLARSLNQDSTLRVSLSGAHAEAWREALIEQRVRAARLEIGEGSGDGLRVDVLR; encoded by the coding sequence ATGCGTCTGAGTTACCTGTTTCCCCTGATGTTGGTCAGCGCCGCTGCCACTGCTGATGTAGCCGGCAGCAGCGACCTCGATGTGCTGCCACGCTTTCCGGGTAGTGAGATCGTCACGTTCAAGGAGCAGGCCGACCAGGAGCGTCTTTATCCGCAAGGCACCATCCGCCGTATCAGCGGGCGCTTGCGTTACGAGCGCGAGGTGCTCGCCACCGGTCAACTCACCGCCATCACCTACGAGCTGCCCCGTACTCACAATGCCAATGAGGTGTTCTCTGCCGCGCGCGAGTCGCTGCAGGATAAAGACGCCCACATCCTTTATTGGTGCGAGGGGCGCGAGTGTGGCTCCAGCAGCCTATGGGCCAACGCGGTATTCGGTAACTCCACTCTTTACGGCTCCGATGATCAGCAGGCTTATGCCTTGCTGCGCTTGGCCGAGCCGAATCAAGACAGCCTTGTAGCGCTGTACAGCATCACTCGCGGCAATCGCCGCGCTTATCTGCATGCCGAGTTGCTGGCTGCCACTGAGCCCCTGGCGAAGGTGTTGCCAACGCCTGCCACGCTGTCACGGCAGCTGAAAAGTACCGGAGAGCTGCGCCTGCCTGGGCAGGGCGAGCCCGATCAGGAGTGGACGGAGCTGCTGGCGCGTAGCCTCAATCAGGACAGCACCTTGCGTGTCAGTCTTTCCGGCGCTCACGCAGAAGCCTGGCGCGAGGCGTTGATCGAGCAGCGGGTGAGGGCGGCTCGCCTGGAAATCGGTGAGGGCAGTGGCGACGGGTTACGTGTCGACGTGCTACGTTGA
- a CDS encoding alpha/beta fold hydrolase, producing MSLGFEEVRLRLPHIELAAQIHGPEDGTPVIALHGWLDNAASFARLAPRLSGLRIVALDFAGHGHSDHRPAGAGYALWDYVHDVLLVAEQFGWQRFSLLGHSMGAIVSLLLAATFPERVQRLALIDGLVPPTSEAEAAVTTLADSLRAQLALPAKRKPVYPSLERAAQVRQRGVGLVSFEAAELLAQRGLMPVPGGYTWRTDNRLTLPTPLRLTRDHVHAFIVALGCPTKLVLAEHGLLAQRDGLNDLLAQTAIDVERLPGGHHLHLDDERGAQLVADCFNPFLNAP from the coding sequence ATGAGTCTGGGGTTCGAAGAGGTGCGTCTGCGTCTGCCGCATATTGAACTGGCCGCTCAGATTCATGGCCCGGAGGACGGCACTCCGGTAATCGCCCTGCACGGCTGGCTCGACAATGCAGCGAGCTTCGCGCGGTTGGCGCCCAGGCTGTCAGGGTTGCGTATCGTCGCCCTGGATTTTGCCGGCCATGGCCATTCGGATCATCGCCCCGCAGGTGCAGGGTATGCGCTGTGGGATTACGTGCACGACGTGCTGTTGGTCGCGGAGCAGTTCGGCTGGCAGCGCTTCAGTCTGCTCGGCCATTCCATGGGCGCGATCGTCTCGCTACTGCTCGCCGCGACTTTTCCCGAGCGCGTGCAACGCCTGGCGCTGATCGACGGCCTTGTCCCGCCGACCAGCGAAGCAGAGGCAGCCGTCACCACCCTGGCTGATTCCCTGCGTGCGCAACTGGCACTGCCCGCCAAGCGTAAACCGGTCTACCCCAGCCTGGAGCGTGCGGCTCAGGTACGCCAGCGCGGGGTAGGGTTGGTGAGTTTCGAAGCCGCCGAGCTGCTCGCGCAACGTGGGCTGATGCCGGTTCCCGGCGGCTATACCTGGCGCACGGACAATCGCCTGACATTGCCGACACCCTTGCGGCTGACCCGCGACCACGTGCATGCCTTCATTGTCGCGCTCGGTTGCCCCACAAAGCTGGTGCTGGCCGAGCACGGCCTGCTTGCACAGCGTGACGGGCTGAATGATTTGCTCGCGCAGACGGCCATCGACGTCGAGCGGTTGCCCGGCGGGCATCATTTGCATCTGGACGATGAGCGCGGGGCGCAACTCGTAGCAGACTGTTTCAATCCTTTCCTGAACGCGCCTTGA
- a CDS encoding alpha/beta fold hydrolase translates to MSQLIFFAHANGFPSGTYGKLFAALAPEYRVQHLAQHAHDPRFPVNDNWSNLVDELLHHLEQCGGPVWGVGHSLGGVLHFHAALRRPDLYRGLVMLDSPVLSRTDRMVIHAAKRFGFIDRLTPAGRTLGRREAFADPLEARRYFAERKLFSGFDPECLDAYVEHGLHPHEDGVRLRFEAATEISIYRSVPHTSPGLPQQLQVPLALVKGAQSRVVLAHHGRMARRAPRGEFLTLPGGHMFPLEYPDDTAQLLRKLFARWQGSGEAVR, encoded by the coding sequence ATGTCCCAGCTCATCTTCTTTGCCCACGCCAATGGCTTCCCCTCGGGAACCTACGGCAAGCTATTTGCCGCGCTCGCACCGGAGTACCGGGTGCAGCACCTGGCACAGCACGCGCACGACCCGCGCTTTCCCGTGAATGATAACTGGAGCAACCTGGTCGACGAGCTGCTGCATCACCTGGAGCAGTGCGGCGGCCCGGTATGGGGAGTGGGTCATTCGTTGGGTGGCGTGCTGCATTTCCATGCCGCGTTGCGCCGGCCGGATCTCTACCGCGGCCTGGTCATGCTCGACTCGCCCGTGCTGAGCCGTACCGACCGGATGGTGATCCATGCTGCCAAGCGCTTCGGCTTCATCGACCGCCTTACACCCGCCGGGCGAACCCTTGGCCGACGCGAAGCGTTCGCCGACCCGTTGGAAGCACGCCGTTATTTTGCCGAGAGGAAGCTGTTCAGCGGTTTCGATCCCGAGTGTCTGGATGCCTACGTCGAGCACGGTTTGCACCCACACGAGGATGGCGTGCGGCTGCGTTTCGAGGCGGCGACCGAGATCAGTATCTACCGCAGTGTTCCTCATACCAGCCCTGGCCTGCCGCAGCAGTTGCAAGTGCCGCTGGCGCTGGTGAAAGGTGCCCAGAGCCGCGTGGTACTCGCCCATCATGGGCGGATGGCACGCCGGGCGCCGCGGGGCGAGTTTCTCACGCTGCCCGGTGGGCATATGTTTCCCCTCGAATACCCGGACGACACGGCACAGTTGCTCCGCAAGCTATTCGCGCGCTGGCAGGGTTCTGGCGAGGCCGTTCGATGA
- the sixA gene encoding phosphohistidine phosphatase SixA — protein MRIWLLRHGQAHPEARTDAQRELTDYGRDEVRQSFEHLRGRSLDAIFVSPYVRAQQTAALVRDALASSAELHTVPWLTPESDPRDSLGKLQRLSAQELLLVSHQPFIGALGGLLVHGHRQQPLSMHTASLAMLEGEELIAGLMSLELLAHSDLR, from the coding sequence ATGAGAATCTGGTTGTTGCGTCATGGCCAGGCCCACCCTGAGGCACGCACCGATGCTCAGCGGGAGCTGACGGACTACGGGCGTGACGAAGTACGCCAATCCTTCGAACACCTGCGTGGCCGTTCACTGGATGCGATATTCGTCAGCCCATATGTTCGGGCCCAGCAGACGGCTGCGCTGGTGCGTGATGCCCTGGCGTCGAGCGCCGAACTGCACACGGTTCCCTGGCTGACCCCGGAAAGCGATCCCCGCGACAGCCTGGGCAAGCTGCAGCGCCTCTCGGCCCAGGAGCTCCTGCTGGTTTCCCATCAGCCCTTCATCGGCGCACTCGGTGGGCTGCTGGTACATGGTCATCGGCAGCAGCCGCTTTCCATGCACACCGCCAGCCTGGCGATGCTCGAAGGTGAAGAGCTGATTGCCGGGCTTATGTCACTGGAGTTGCTGGCCCACTCCGACCTGCGCTGA
- a CDS encoding DUF4389 domain-containing protein: MSEHPKGEPIGLRIVWMLLFLLVWQVAELLLAGVVLLQLIYRLVYGAPNAGLLGFGDSLSQYLAQIGRFGTFNSESKPWPFADWPTPRPAQGEFAHSVPPARDEEPKL, from the coding sequence ATGAGTGAACACCCAAAAGGCGAGCCTATCGGGCTGCGCATCGTCTGGATGCTGCTGTTCCTGCTGGTCTGGCAAGTGGCCGAGTTGTTGCTGGCCGGTGTGGTTCTGCTGCAACTGATCTATCGCCTGGTATACGGCGCGCCAAATGCCGGTTTGCTGGGTTTCGGCGACAGCCTCAGCCAGTATCTGGCCCAGATCGGCCGTTTCGGCACTTTCAACAGTGAATCCAAGCCCTGGCCGTTTGCCGACTGGCCAACGCCGCGCCCAGCTCAGGGCGAATTTGCGCACAGCGTGCCGCCGGCAAGGGACGAGGAGCCGAAGCTGTGA
- a CDS encoding NAD(P)H-dependent glycerol-3-phosphate dehydrogenase, translated as MTQQQPIAVLGGGSFGTAIANLLAQNGHRVLHWMRDPVQAEAIRVNRENPRYLKGVKVLDGVEPTTDLPGALNSCALAFVALPSSALRQVLQPVSALLVGKMLVSTTKGIEAQTFKLMSQILEEVAPEARIGVLSGPNLAKEIAAHTLTATVVASEDEALCREVQEVLHGRTFRVYASADRFGVELGGALKNVYAIIAGMAAALGMGENTKSMLITRALAEMTRFAVHLGANPMTFLGLAGVGDLIVTCSSPKSRNYQVGFALGEGLSLEDAVERLGEVAEGVNTIKVLKAKSDELQIYMPLVAGLHAILFEGRTLDQVIEALMRAEPKTDVDFIPATGF; from the coding sequence ATGACTCAACAGCAACCTATCGCGGTGCTTGGCGGCGGCAGTTTCGGTACCGCTATCGCTAACCTGCTGGCGCAGAATGGTCATCGTGTTCTGCACTGGATGCGCGACCCCGTGCAGGCCGAGGCCATTCGGGTCAATCGCGAAAACCCCCGTTACCTGAAGGGCGTCAAGGTGCTCGACGGTGTCGAGCCGACTACTGATCTGCCTGGTGCGCTGAACAGTTGCGCATTGGCGTTCGTGGCTTTGCCGTCCAGTGCACTGCGTCAGGTGCTGCAACCTGTGTCGGCGCTGCTGGTTGGCAAGATGCTGGTCAGTACCACCAAGGGCATTGAGGCGCAGACGTTCAAACTGATGAGCCAGATCCTCGAAGAGGTTGCCCCCGAGGCGCGGATCGGCGTGCTTTCCGGGCCAAACCTGGCGAAGGAAATCGCTGCGCATACGCTGACCGCCACGGTCGTCGCCAGTGAAGACGAAGCCCTGTGCCGTGAGGTTCAGGAGGTGTTGCACGGTCGTACCTTCCGCGTTTACGCCAGTGCCGACCGTTTTGGTGTCGAGCTGGGTGGTGCGCTGAAGAATGTTTACGCCATCATCGCCGGCATGGCGGCGGCGCTGGGCATGGGTGAGAACACCAAGAGTATGTTGATCACCCGGGCGCTGGCGGAAATGACCCGTTTCGCTGTGCATCTGGGAGCCAATCCCATGACCTTCCTTGGTCTCGCCGGGGTTGGTGATCTAATCGTTACCTGCTCGTCGCCGAAAAGCCGCAATTACCAGGTCGGCTTCGCGCTTGGTGAAGGCCTGAGCCTGGAAGATGCCGTCGAGCGCCTCGGCGAAGTTGCCGAAGGGGTCAATACCATCAAGGTGCTTAAGGCCAAGTCCGACGAATTACAGATATATATGCCGTTGGTGGCGGGGCTGCACGCGATCCTGTTCGAGGGGCGAACCCTGGATCAGGTGATCGAGGCGCTGATGCGCGCAGAGCCGAAGACCGACGTCGATTTCATTCCAGCCACTGGCTTCTGA